DNA from Brassica napus cultivar Da-Ae chromosome C4, Da-Ae, whole genome shotgun sequence:
GAAGAAGTTAATTTATGAAACGTCACTAGCTCTCGCACTTTCAATAAAGCGGCCCTGCTCCTTCAAACTTTTTATCGTTTTCTTTCCTTGTTTTCGTAGCTTCTGTTTCGTACTTCAAGATTGGACGTGTACGCGGCAACCACTTAAATCATATAAAAGATatctaaatatacatatatgattCACTGCGGTAAATAAATCGTTTAAGGTTATTAGCTGAGCTCGAATTTAGGTTTTGCTTTACCAGTTATCACGACAAAGCTAGGTCGGGTTATTTCTGTGCCGTCTTATTTTATAGAAGttacaaaacccaaaaccctaatggaacaaagaaagtaacatatgataaagccaggtaataataattacattttcttttacaaaaaaaaagaagttaacaTATGATACACATCATAAGTggtgttaggagttttcaaggcttctaagacaaatgttgtagtataaatgattgtcgaaccaattctaagagATTTCAAaacactgagaatgcaagtacttacttaatctaagtgcaaccgatgatttagaaggttttctaaactaatgattaatgctAATGCAGTtgcagaataataaaagcgataaatgaaatgattttcttaactaaaggaaaagagaactcatgggcataggaattagaccttgggtgatcaagtttcgaactaaggatgacaaatgatcaatcaaactatcaaccttaagtttagacacaatcttaaacaaactctatgtttagatgaatgttcatttactaacatatttcaaacatcaaatgtctttggttgaataatatgaaagcaatcattactaacaagtctaatggctatcttagcacctttaacaacaaatgtctttggcaaagtgtgctaaaagcttagaagagttgtctcagacatttcatcgaacacctttcgggtggtaaatgcctaaggatcaacttttgaggggccaactcagaagatgcattaagaatactctactagcaaggattaagaatgatctacactaaaacttcctagttctaacctaatcacccttaatctccctaacccatgaattcaaaaggtgattactcactactcttcatgattcctcttaaatccatattggatttcagattaatcatgtagaaaaatatagataatagattagaaatcAACAGGATAACATATGATCAAAGGAATCAAAGAGATAAACTTTTcaagaggtttttggtggttttttcaaaaaaaaagatatccagcctccaatggcttacaaagtattaaaacatagttttttttggaattgcAAAACGTGCatacaaatgaccaaaaggtccCCGAGAAATCATaattttcggcagcaaaataacgcggagcgacttgcaggtgtcgctccagggccgattttggtgtctccggacgagaggacgcgagcgaccttggtgtgtcgctccaacaggTCGCTCTGAACATCGGGAGCGACTTCGGCACGTCGCTctgggaggtcgctccagggtcaaaTCTGTGTGTCTCCGgacgtgaaaacgcgagcgacttcgtgCACTCGCTCTGGAAaagtcgctccgggatgtggtgcacaacgacttcatgtagtcgctccgggaagtcgttccaggcagtgctcgtccaaagatcactctaatcacctcctttgagctccaaatgcacccaaatgtctccaggaactccatgtggtactccaatacctaatagagacatatgtatgcaaaatgcaacctagacatgactaaatcctaatctatatgatgaaaatgcacatgaataaatggataaaacaatgtaaatatgcaagatatcaataaGAACATTCACAAAACCGCATATGTGTACGTTATTTATTAGCATTCATTTGATGTTGTGAATTTGGATGACAAACGGAATgaactttagaaaaaaaagcATGCTTTTATCACATGGCTTGTTATGAGAGATAGAATGATGACTAGAGATAAATTGATCACTTGGGGGATTGATGTTCCTCCTACTTGCCTGCTATGTGGTGTAGGCAATGAATAAACTGCCCACATTTTTTTTTAGTGTGATTATGCTTCCATTGTTTCTAGCAGATTGTTTGAAAGGAGTGGGTTGCAGATTCCATCAAGACTTGAGGAGGTTGTGCGTTGGATCATTTCATGTCAAGTAGATGGAAAGTTTAAAACTGTTATGAAACTTCTTTTTCAGGCTGCAATTTATTTTCTCTGGAAAGAAAGGAACTCCAGGTTACAATCATCACTCTTGCGGCCATCACAATTAATTGTGAGAGACGTTTTTCTCCAGCTACGTGCAAAGCTCTTCTCACTGGATaaggaagaaaaaaattctACAGCTTCTCGGTCAATTACTTCAGGAACCATTTCAAACCATCTCTCAAAACACACATCTATACCATCTGGTTTAATAGAGTGCAAGGATAAAGAAGTTCGGATAGCAGAGTAATTTCTTGAGCCATGATCTTGCTTCACAAAAGTTTCAGAAAATACTCCACTTgctgtaatttattttttaagaaaccaaTGATGTAAAAactttcaaatttataaatcagaatgggtatcccaaaaaaaaaactttagacaAATAAGAAATGAAGAGAATCGAAATTGAGACAGAACTCTTTTAAGTCATTTTATTAACTGACTGGTAACCATTGAAGAAGCATTAGGAATGaataggaaaataaataaaattgggaATGACGAGGAATTATGGTTTCTTATCAAAATTAACAAAGAACAAATTTACattataattctctacaaaaaagaaACGAGAgagaattaaaagaaaaaagtattTCTCATGAATGGTAActtttttaagaaacattaaggAATGTAATGTTTTTCTTCGTTCCCTTGGTTACCGGTCACACCATTTGTGAATACAGCAAAATAAGCCTTAAGAACTCTTTTACATAAGGGCATGCACATCGTTAGGTCTCTGACCAAGTTTCTTACATAACTTAATGAGTAATAATTACCATTTAAGCAAAAAGAAAGGGAGAAGCGAACAATCAGCTTTTCCTAAAGAGACGAAAGTCTCTGATAAAGAAACGTTTCACCCAGGTGTCATCATTTAAGTGGaaattataatttacatgttaaaGTATGTTTTCAGACATTTAGAAGAGTTTCTTACCGCTGTAGATGGCCTCAGGTGCAGATGGCCTAAGGGCATGATTAATCCTGGTCTCTTAGCCAGAATtattaactcatgatttgatatttttttatacatttttttttacacttttcggtTAAGAGACAActcttatatatcttttttaagagacggttcttagcttttcttatgTAAGAACCGTCTTTTCGCCGAAGCTAAAAACCCCAGTTAAAAGACTGGGGCTAATCATGGTCTAACCATCCGGCCCGTGAAACTTTTCCTCTTGGCTTGAGAAGAATCCCATTACTGTTGGTAAACTACCTATAACTTCAAATTGAAATATGTAATCAAAATCGTTCAAAGCGTGAGATGAAGTATGTGTGTTCCGGCATAGTGTTTGCAGTTAACAAATTTCCTAAAAAAAGTCGGCATATATCTATGTATATGCTGATTGGCAAGTGGAAAAATGAGGTCTACATAATCTCTGAGGAAAACGTGATCAGAGAATTTTCTTTtgcattgaaatttttttgactCTTCGTACATTTTAAGACAGAGACTATATTAGgagcaaaaaaaaaggattactAGATTTTCTAAAAAACTTAGCAAATACGACACTTGAAATGCACTCGGCTCACTAACTCATGGAAGAATTGGTATCTCCTCCTCTTCATAGCTAATGATCTGCTTGATAATGTCTGTTCTACCTCTTTTTATCTCATATTAGTGTTTTCCTGACGTCGTTGTGATATCCTTTATGATCTCCCTCTTAACCAGAATGGTGCTTACGCATAAAGAAACCCAAAACTAAGCATaaagaagaaaattaatttagtaaatcaagtagtaaaaaagaaaaaataagcgTGGTGAAGAAGATGACAGATTCGGAGTTGTGCCCGCAACTTGGCTGTGTACTCTCTCGGATTCGGAATCCGCTGCTCATGGCTGTACCAAGTTTGTTGGATCCGCTTCATAATTGACCGAATTGCCCATTTTTGGGGTTTCAAATGGAAAatcttttaattataaaaaattatgatgaaTAAATTAAACAGAAAGAGTGAAAAGGAACAGAACCAAACTATTGAACCCTCCATCTATATGATTATATCTTTTTATTGAACGTATTTAATTATTAAGCAAGTCAAGAATATTTGGACTTGAACTAGAAACTCTAATATGTTTTCctacaaattaattaataatctgTTAGACTTATTCTATAAATTGTCccatagaacataaattatacTGCATCGTCCTtctaatgtataaaattaagaaaataattacatggaaatgtttagttttataaaatataaatggtttatatgTAGAGGGGCCTTTCACAGCAAAAACGGCCTTTCAATAACTCGTGGGAAAAGGGAAATGACATCTTGTGGTTCGATTTGTAGGCATTAAATGACAAGCTAAACTTCATCTGACTAGATCCCAACTTAGTGCATATATGATCATCGCAGCTCACACTTAAAcgggaaaaaaatcttaatttaatCACAATGTTTCGATAACCAGTGCATCTAATATAGTTTTCTTAAGTTGTTTATAATACACATTTAGATTAGTTAGACAGGTCAACATTCATTAAGAAATGGCTCAACTATATATAAACCTATAGATGGAAGCATCTAGGATATCACATTTGACTAGCTCTAAGAAGGATAAGTTTAAGCAGGATTAACCACAATTAACTGAATATGGCAAGTTTCATCAAGTTATGGGTTTGCCTTATCTTGCTTCTACCCGAGCTCTCGGTGCATCAATGCCGGCCACTGGTTGGGGAAGAGAGGCCTTCAGATTCGGGGAACATAAGAAAGATGATGAGAGAACTTCTCAGAAGATCAGAAGAGATGAAGGTGAGATCTAAAGGCGAGGAAACAGTCCTAGGCCATACCCTTGATTCAAAACGACTTAGCCCGGGTGGACCGGACCCTAGACATCACTAAAACCGTGTGTAATTGGTATATCCTTTGGTGAGGTTTTCACGCTTGTAACGTCAATAGAGGCTTTGCATAAGGTCTGTGGTGTAACACTaaggtttttcttttttttttgcttaattgTAACCCTAAGGTTACCATCTTATTAACATTGACATCAAACTATCTTGAAATAGAATGTCTGTGTGTTCATCTAAACCAAGCCGTACTAGATCATTGTCCTTCTTTTAATATTAACCgggtttcttttgtgtttacCAAAAACTATGAGGAATGGAATATGAtatatctctcttttttgtctTAAATTAGTACAGATGGTTAGTTAAATGACCACCATGCACAAGTCCATGGGTTCAATTATATCATTTCAGAATCTAATTTCGTTCAACTTATTACAGTTCAAATATAGTATCAGATTATAACAAGCACATATTGATTTCTACTGAttgcattttaaaattaaaccattaCAAATTTTGAAGTCTCGGCAGTAAAAGCTGTTAAAACACGTTTTACGTGTTGGTCGGCATGGACGGTGACGACATGGACGGTGAGCTGAAATTGTTGACGTTGGTTTTGTCAAAGATTGTGAGCCACCAAACACCTTCTTCATGCTTATAAAAGGAGAGCTGAGGTGAAGAGGAAAATCAtcccaaaacaagaaaacagagagaaagaacgagagaggagaggagaagaaaaaagaagaaagaaaaaaaaaaaactttttttttttctcacaaaaaatcttctttaagaaATTACTAGTAATTTCTGagtgtatttgggatcgggGTGTGAGTTGTGAGCTTGTAAAATTTCCCTGGttaataataaaagatctgtagcaggtccggagacgtaggcatcattggccgaactccgttaacaatttgGTGTGTGTGCTTCTTTCCCGCTCCCATAAATTCTGGCTTTCCGCAAAATTTGACCGCGTATTTCCTaacaactggtatcagagcctgaGTTACGGTGATCGGTCAAATTTTTTGCAGGGTTACTATTCACGTGAACAGTACTTCATGAATAGTGAATTTTGTCGGTAACATCGGTTTGTCGACGGAGGTGTTCTAATACACGGTGGTTCCAGAAACGATGGGAGGCGAAGATGGTTTGGCGCACAGTATCGGGAAATTTGACGGTACAGATTATGCATTCTGGAGAATGCAAATCGAAGATTATTTGTACGGAAAAAAGCTTCATCAACCGCTGAGCAAGAAGCCTGAGAAGATGGATCAGGCTGAGTGGGAGCTCCTTGACAGACAAGTTCTGGGTGTTATAAGGTTAACACTGTCGAAAAACGTTGCTCACAACGTTGCGAAGGAGAAGACCACAGAAGGGCTCATGAAAGTTCTCTCTGATATGTATGAGAAACCTTCGGCAAACAATAAGGTGTTTCTCATGaagaaactctttcatttgaaGATGGAAGAAGGTGGCCTGGTTGCCGCACATGTGAACGAGTTCAACACGATTGTCAACCAACTGTCATCGGTTGAAATCGAGTTTGAAGATGAAGTGCGAGCACTGATTTTGTTGGCATCTCTGCCAAATAGTTGGGAGCCAATGAGGGCAGCGGTTAGTAATTCTGTGGGTACTCAAAAGCTCAAATTCAATGATGTTAGAGATCGTATCCTTGCTGAGGAAGTTCGAAGGATAGACTCTGGGGAAGCATCAACGAGCTCTGCTTTCAACGTGGAAAACAGAGGGAGAAACCCAGATAGAAATAACCGAAGTAATGGCAGATCGAAGTCAAGGAATGGACGGGGTCAATCCAAATTCAGACAGCCTGCAGAGTGCTGGAATTGTGGAAAGACAGGTCACATCAAGAAGAATTGCCGAGCACCACCGAAGAAGGAAGACAACACAAGAGGCGGAGCCAATGCAGTGACACGTGAAATCGCTGATGCATTGGTAGTGTCTGTTGATTCCCCGAGGAAAATTGAAGCTCGTGATGCAGCTACAAGTACCACCAAAGAGTCAATATCCTATGATAGCTCAGTCGATTCATGGGTTCTTGACTCAGGAGCGTCATTCCACACCACACCCACCATAACAAAATTAATGTTGCGGGAAATTACGGAAAGGTATATCTTGCTGATGGATTACCTTTAGACATAGTTGGTATTGGAGATATCAACCTGAAAATGTCAGACGGACGTGTGTGGAAGATTACCAAGGTCAGACATGTGCCAAAGTTGATGCGAAATCTGATTTCAGTAGGTCAACTTGATGATATGGGGCACGATGTTAATTTTGGTGGTGGAGCCTGGAGAGTCAAGAAAGGTTCCATGGTGGTGGCTAGAGGTCATAAAAGAGGCACTCTTTATATGACGACGAGTTATCAAGACACTGTTGCTGTTGTCGAGAATGCCAAACAGACCAAGTTGTGGCATTGTAGGTTGGGacacatgagtgagaaagggATGAAACTCATGGTGGAAAATGGCGCTCTTCCGGATCTGAAGACGGTGGATCATCAGATGTGTGAAAGCTGCATCCTTGGGAAACAGAAACGAGTTAGTTTCTCTAAAGGAGGAAGAGAGCCAAAgtctgagaagttagagctggtGCACACTGACGTGTGGGGACCCGCTCCTGTTGCATCGCTGGGAGGTTCATACTACTAtgtgacctttattgatgactcCACAAGAAAAGTGTGGGTTTACTTCATGAAGAACAAGCATGAAGTGTTTTCGGTTTTCAAAATATGGAAAGCCATGGTTGAGATTGAGACGAATCTCAAGTTGAAGTGTttaaggtctgataatggtggagagtacatCAGCGACGAGTTCAAGAGATATTGCGCTGATAATGggatcaagatggagaagactattcctggaacgcctcaacagaatggaataGCGGAAAAGATGAACCGAACCTTGAATGAGCGTGCAAGGAGCATGAGATTGCACTGTGGATTGCCAAAGACGTTTTGGGCAGATGCAATCAATACCGCAGCCTTCTTAATAAACAGAGGACCGTCTGTACCATTGGGATTTAAGATCCCTGAAGAAGTTTGGAGCGGAAAGAAAGTAAATCTTTCTTATCTAAAGGTGTTCGGATGCTTAGCTTATGTTCATATTGATGATGCTGCAAGAAGTAAACTTGACTCGAAGTCTAAGAAGTGTTACTTCATCGGTTATGGTAACGCGGAGTTTGGTTACCGGTTTTGGGATGATGAAAATCGGAAGATCATCCGCAGCAAGAATGTTGTGTTCAACGAAGAAGCGTTGTACAAGGATAAGCTAAGAGAAAGCTCGGAGAAGAAAGAGCCTGGAGCTGTTGACTTAGAAGATATCCTGACACCGGAGTTGCCACAGGATACCGcaacagcagaagaagaaatctctcaagacgagagtggtgaggctgaagaaagtgatgattcagAAGTGGTCCCATATACACCAGTCACGGAGTTACGACGGTCAAGCAAAATCATCAGAAAGCCAGTAAGATTTTCTCCATCGCTCAACTACATTCTGCTCACAGACAGAGGCGAGCCTGaatgttatgaggaagctatgcaagttgatgagtcGATCAAGTGGGAGCTTGCAATGAACGACGAGATGGACTCGTTGTTATCCAATCACACGTGGGAGTTAGCAGATTTGCCTAAGGAGAAAAAGGCATTGCATAACAAGTGGGTCTACCGAATAAAAGAAGAACCTGATGGAAGTAAGCGCTATAAAGCGAGGCTTGTTGTGaagggattccaacaaaaagaaggcGTTGACTACACTGAAATCTTCTCTCCTGTAGTCAAGATGGTGACCATCAGAACGGTTCTTGGGCTGGTAGCACAAGAagatctgcatcttcaacagatggatgtgaagacggcatttcttcacggtgatttggatgaggaaatttatatgaagcaacccgaaggctttgagatcaaagggaaggaaagccttgtttgcaagctgaaaaggagtttgtacggcttaaaacaagctccaagaCAGTGGTATAAACGGTTCGACAGCTTTATTAAAGGCGTTGGTTTCTTGAGGTGTGAAGCTGACCACTGTTGTTACTTCAAGACGcttgaagagtcctacttgatattgctcctatatgtcgatgacatgcTGATAGTAGGAGCAGACTTGCACGAGATCAATAGCTTGAAGACGAAACTCTCAGAAGAGTTTGCGATGAAAGACCTTGGAGAAGCAAGACAGATTCTAGGGATGAGAATCAGTAGGAGCAAGGAAGGTCTTAAGTTATCACAAGAGGAGTATGTGAAGAAAGTCCTCAAGAGGTTTAACATGGATGATGCGAAGCCAGTCAGTACTCCCCTGGCAAGTCATTTTCGGTTATCCAGAGAGCAGTCTCCAAAGACGGAAGACGAGATGGCATGTATGGATAAagttccatatgcttctgctatAGGCAACCTAATGTACGCGATGATATGTACAAGGCCAGACATTGCACATGCAGTGGGAGTCGTCAGCAGATTTATGAGCAATCCAGGAAAGGAACATTGGGAAGCCCTTAAGTGGATTTTCAGATACCTGAAAGGAAATCCAAGCTTATCGCTATGTTTCACGAAGTCTGAGACGGGATTGCAGGGATATGTTGATGCTGACAATGGAGGTGACGTTGACAGCAC
Protein-coding regions in this window:
- the LOC106405490 gene encoding CLAVATA3/ESR (CLE)-related protein 4, with the translated sequence MASFIKLWVCLILLLPELSVHQCRPLVGEERPSDSGNIRKMMRELLRRSEEMKVRSKGEETVLGHTLDSKRLSPGGPDPRHH